The Trichoderma atroviride chromosome 5, complete sequence genome contains a region encoding:
- a CDS encoding uncharacterized protein (EggNog:ENOG41~TransMembrane:1 (o12-33i)): protein MLSPPYTAYSILPHVIFLLLLMCSMASFFRLVWPFSWPSGTPRRSIDLLTATAEDLQQLLKAGELTSVELVDRCFAQIDKHDNYLRAVLQRNPQARTVAATLDLERKNGHLRGPLHGIPILIKVFFTFT from the coding sequence ATGTTGTCTCCGCCATATACGGCCTACAGTATTTTGCCTCACGTCATATTCCTCTTACTCCTTATGTGCTCCATGGCGTCTTTCTTCCGACTGGTCTGGCCATTCTCGTGGCCCTCGGGGACCCCACGGCGATCAATTGATCTGTTGACTGCAACCGCAGAAGATCTTCAACAGCTCTTGAAGGCTGGCGAGCTCACGAGCGTTGAATTGGTTGATAGATGCTTCGCTCAGATTGATAAACATGACAATTATCTCAGGGCCGTTCTACAGAGAAATCCACAAGCCAGGACAGTGGCAGCCACCCTCGATCTTGAACGCAAGAATGGCCACCTACGTGGGCCCCTTCACGGGATCCCCATCCTCATCAAGGTTTTCTTCACCTTCACTTGA
- a CDS encoding uncharacterized protein (EggNog:ENOG41) has translation MFPCRGSNIMPGWSALGGQTQSAYTTGAVDLTDRVLGHSSPSGSSTGSAVGVSAGYSPLAIGTDTGGSLITPSTRAALYTLRPTMDLVPQDGLIPLSHSFDTVGPMAKSPADLANLLDVLTNPKGSEERKYHSQITAGDFRDFKIGVLSPETWFFDADLQRPVQEATAQIKKDTQAAYAMLALTAKSFKEVELVSIDAFKVNGRHSFYDIQAARFKPTFEAYLETLEDSQVRSLDELIRFNQSHAEKELPPDYDNQDQLQNAATMTMSDQEHDFLLKHARKVGRDIGIDKTLKEYDVDLVIAPADSPVNLLVSAAGYPSATMPLSYLKYNGRPIGLVAFTTAGGEGMLLNFLRAYENTFPKRCPPSRL, from the exons ATGTTTCCTTGCAGAGGCTCAAATATCATGCCTGGATGGTCGGCTTTAGGTGGTCAAACGCAATCTGCATACACTACCGGTGCTGTAGATTTGACCGACCGTGTCCTTGGGCACTCG TCACCGTCTGGCTCATCAACAGGCTCTGCCGTTGGCGTCAGCGCAGGGTATTCCCCCTTGGCGATAGGAACGGACACTGGAGGGTCTTTGATCACACCGAGCACCCGAGCAGCATTATATACTCTCCGACCAACGATGGACCTGGTCCCACAGGATGGCTTGATACCTCTGTCCCATTCATTCGATACTGTGGGACCAATGGCAAAATCGCCTGCTGATCTGGCAAACCTTTTAGATGTCTTAACCAATCCAAAGGGAagcgaagagagaaagtaTCATTCTCAAATAACGGCTGGTGACTTTAGAGATTTCAAAATCGGGGTTCTCTCTCCAGAAACATGGTTTTTTGACGCTGATCTACAGCGCCCAGTGCAAGAAGCCACGGCGCAGATA AAAAAAGACACTCAGGCTGCTTACGCAATGCTAGCGCTTACGGCAAAGTCCTTCAAAGAAGTAGAACTTGTATCTATCGATGCATTCAAAGTGAATGGGCGGCATAGTTTCTACGATATTCAAG CGGCTCGGTTTAAACCCACATTTGAGGCTTACCTTGAAACCCTCGAAGATTCCCAAGTACGCAGCCTGGATGAACTCATTAGGTTCAACCAGAGCCATGCAGAAAAAGAGCTTCCACCAG ACTACGACAACCAAGACCAGCTCCAGAACGCCGCCACAATGACAATGTCCGATCAAGAGCATGATTTTCTTCTAAAACATGCGCGCAAAGTTGGCCGAGACATTGGCATTGACAAGACACTCAAAGAATATGACGTAGATCTAGTCATTGCACCAGCTGACTCTCCCGTAAACCTGTTGGTGTCGGCTGCCG GCTACCCCTCCGCAACGATGCCCTTGTCATACCTCAAGTACAACGGCCGGCCCATTGGGTTGGTTGCATTTACGACTGCCGGGGGTGAAGGAATGCTGTTAAACTTCCTACGTGCGTACGAGAATACCTTCCCAAAACGATGCCCCCCTAGTCGCCTCTAA
- a CDS encoding uncharacterized protein (EggNog:ENOG41) has translation MEDEHHAPIEIQAVEANHFNLNNNIAALLNDSKYFHKIDIISFIGGSVKIQMHSPGDHCDWGDHNVRFVALSNVYPSNIDVSLSLSAINGTHQLPRAFLGASRPYTASSPSDEKLHKLLCWTAGLGYDDLFKAYLDQIPAGLEIEDAFGMTPFSWAAQNGRASIVRLALQQAGSICARTRTTQGPAPLEAAARSKDESIFETFLKWLKYLDDPIAIDTILVPDEIPEVVPDLIDVDIEREIRSAIRNEQTVTIHKLVEILRDRQGKDLQDKWLAREIVRAAEDGDLHLVQVLGACGADINCEDDSQVTPLIGAMKNGETKVAEYLIFQGATDPHNYALYIAVKKRQHSTIRALLQVKTLKEGETRQQLLRIANSNKDSTTLMLLKQEKGTERLATSSDLDPNVDRLFEATVVNFSEDRSPQFLELSVQDLWEQREDFFDFKDEPNFKWFHLPANNMKWAEALIGKIYSQNPSLAYKVLEPKRWIKRQNEGERGSAHTRFMIPACHDFQEAFGNEKNEKTAYQGEDRHVVIFMPYLHWDEETALEKRSKVLAEPNSKFPYSDKLMKALSVPLRMKKKFSSIRLTTLCKLAQNQFKNCKKQAN, from the exons atggaagatgagcaTCATGCACCTATTGAGATACAAGCTGTGGAAGCCAACCACTTTAatctcaacaacaacatcgcAGCACTACTGAACGACTCGAAATATTTTCATAAAATCGAcattatatcttttatagGTGGTTCAGTCAAAATCCAAATGCATTCGCCTGGTGATCATTGTGATTGGGGCGACCATAATGTCAGATTCGTGGCTCTTTCAAACGTTTATCCGTCAAACATCGACGTGTCGCTGTCGTTGTCTGCTATAAATGGAACCCACCAGCTCCCCCGCGCTTTTCTCGGCGCTAGTCGCCCCTATACCGCATCATCTCCCAGCGATGAAAAGCTTCACAAGCTGTTATGTTGGACAGCGGGGCTCGGATACGATGACCTGTTCAAAGCATATCTTGATCAAATACCAGCTGGACTCGAAATAGAAGATGCATTTGGCATGACACCTTTCTCGTGGGCAGCACAGAATGGCCGAGCTTCAATAGTCCGGTTGGCACTGCAACAAGCTGGTTCCATTTGCGCCAGGACAAGAACTACTCAAGGACCAGCTCctcttgaagctgcagcgcGCAGCAAAGACGAAAGCATTTTTGAAACATTTCTCAAATGGCTTAAATATCTCGATGATCCAATAGCGATAGATACAATACTCGTGCCTGACGAAATTCCTGAAGTCGTACCCGACCTCATTGACGTTGATATTGAACGAGAGATTCGGTCAGCGATCCGCAATGAGCAGACAGTAACAATCCACAAGTTGGTTGAAATACTTCGCGATAGACAAGGCAAAGATTTACAAGACAAGTGGCTAGCCAGGGAGATAGTAAGGGCAGCAGAGGATGGAGACCTCCATCTCGTTCAAGTCTTAGGGGCTTGTGGCGCGGATATCAATTGCGAAGACGACAGCCAAGTGACTCCACTCATTGGCGCGATGAAAAATGGGGAAACAAAGGTTGCTGAGTATCTGATATTTCAAGGTGCTACGGACCCTCACAATTATGCATTATATATTGCcgtgaagaaaaggcagcatAGTACGATTCGAGCACTATTGCAGGTCAAAACACTGAAGGAAGGGGAAACGAGACAGCAGTTGCTCCGAATTGCGAACAGTAATAAAGACTCAACAACGCTCATGCTACTCAAACAAGAGAAAGGCACCGAAAGGCTAGCAACGTCAAGTGACTTGGACCCGAATGTGGACAGGCTTTTTGAAGCAACAGTGGTTAATTTCTCTGAGGACCGAAGCCCGCAATTTCTAGAGCTTAGTGTACAAGACTTATGGGAACAGCGTGAAGATTTCTTCGACTTTAAAGACGAACCAAACTTCAAATGGTTTCATTTACCAGCAAACAAT ATGAAATGGGCCGAG GCATTAATTGGCAAAATATACTCTCAAAATCCATCGTTGGCTTATAAAGTCCTGGAACCAAAGCGATGGATAAAGAGACAAAACGAAGGGGAAAGGGGCTCTGCCCACACACGATTCATGATACCAGCATGCCACGATTTCCAAGAAGCTTttggaaatgagaagaatgagA AAACTGCGTATCAGGGAGAAGACAGACATGTGGTTATTTTT ATGCCATACCTTCACTGGGACGAGGAAACGGCACTGGAGAAAAGATCAAAAGTCCTTGCTGAGCCGAATTCAAAATTTCCATACTCAGAT AAGCTTATGAAAGCTCTATCAGTTCCATT acgaatgaagaagaaattctcTTCAATACGTTTAACTACTTTATGCAAACTCGCGCAGAACCAGTTCAAGAACTGCAAAAAGCAAGCCAACTAG
- a CDS encoding uncharacterized protein (EggNog:ENOG41) has protein sequence MTSRNPTLWASLPAELRLKILEPITHEKTPGWASLASVCKEWQPVFEKENYKKIKLPSSRLGEFESMVPPQKRHLIRHIWLDIELRRYRTRCCSKRNSQLKTLGPTVTKAIRRIFSILSKWEAGNGLTLELNVVCPSDSEHWFRNLHFSSDCVDDEESATRGEADHHHHDPRHGWLHGAQVEAPARSAMYQLLYPVRLDEHQLASNPLPTVRAITQLVIRRQLRRRIVSFSLPELFQKLPCLENIVYEPWYSKARWTEHDDLYLSWIIQSSLPKSVQRMVMFQESTELYDALSSFDGQRQRVGHHDRYDEAFAHKSLELHHLAVSFMVDAEQMFTSCQPTWIWPNLQTLSLTSQLLQSDGGKRGTIEALLCRAGELVRRMPKMRTLVLWNGGKDHACAFMYCVDENDYPSITWRGTWDMEMSPRIIEAWQDVASTLPSCRLDVRNERIEETIGSHGDAIYYLRLPLQVVEPASLWQMRREARE, from the exons ATGACCTCTCGCAACCCTACTTTGTGGGCATCTCTGCCAGCTGAGCTCCGTCTCAAGATCCTGGAGCCCATCACCCACGAAAAAACCCCTGGCTGGGCCTCCCTTGCCTCTGTGTGCAAAGAATGGCAACCTGTGTTCGAGAAGGAAAACTACAAAAAGATCAAGCTCCCGTCGTCTCGCCTTGGCGAGTTTGAGTCCATGGTGCCGCCGCAGAAGAGGCATCTCATTCGCCATATTTGGCTCGACATTGAGTTGCGAAGATATAGgacaagatgctgctccaAACGCAACTCACAATTGAAGACTTTGGGGCCCACTGTGACCAAGGCGATACGGAGAATATTTTCGATTCTCAGCAAGTGGGAGGCGGGAAATGGATTGACTCTGGAGCTCAACGTGGTGTGCCCTAGCGACTCGGAGCATTGGTTCAGGAATCTGCACTTCTCTTCCGACTGtgtcgatgacgaagaatCAGCAACTCGTGGCGAAGCtgaccatcaccatcacgaTCCACGCCATGGTTGGCTTCACGGTGCGCAAGTTGAGGCTCCTGCACGCTCAGCCATGTACCAGCTTTTGTATCCTGTCAGGCTGGATGAACATCAACTCGCCTCCAACCCGCTGCCAACAGTGAGAGCAATCACTCAGCTTGTGATTCGCCGCCAGCTCCGCCGTCGCATtgtctccttttccttgcccGAGCTGTTCCAAAAGCTGCCTTGTCTTGAGAATATCGTCTACGAGCCGTGGTATTCGAAAGCCCGTTGGACAGAGCACGACGACCTAT ATCTCTCTTGGATCATTCAGAGTAGCCTGCCCAAATCTGTCCAACGAATGGTCATGTTCCAAGAGTCAACCGAGCTCTACGATGCATTATCGTCATTTGACGGCCAAAGACAACGTGTGGGCCACCACGACAGATACGACGAGGCCTTTGCCCACAAAAGCCTGGAGCTGCACCATCTTGCCGTTTCCTTCATGGTCGACGCCGAGCAAATGTTTACAAGTTGCCAGCCGACTTGGATCTGGCCAAACCTTCAGACTCTGTCGCTCACATCACAGCTACTGCAAAGTGATGGCGGAAAGCGCGGGACGATTGAAGCTTTGCTTTGTCGGGCTGGAGAGCTTGTGCGGCGAATGCCCAAGATGCGAACGCTTGTGCTCTGGAATGGCGGAAAAGACCATGCTTGTGCGTTTATGTATTGTGTGGATGAGAATGACtatccatccatcacatGGCGCGGCACATGGGATATGGAGATGAGCCCTCGTATAATTGAGGCGTGGCAGGATGTTGCGTCGACACTTCCGTCTTGCAGACTTGATGTGAGGAACGAGCGTATTGAGGAGACTATTGGATCTCATGGCGATGCCATTTATTATTTGAGGCTGCCTTTACAGGTCGTTGAACCTGCATCACTGTGGCAAATGCGGAGGGAAGCAAGAGAGTGA
- a CDS encoding uncharacterized protein (TransMembrane:1 (o50-69i)) — MIARAATRTTSMVARRGFHTTRPRMSSPYHYPEGPYSNLPFNPRSKYFGAGYWTFMTVGFFAPFGIAVYQTYKTQ; from the exons ATGATTGCCCGCGCTGCCACCCGCACCACCTCCATGGTCGCCCGCCGAGGCTTCCACACCACCCGCCCTCGCATGTCCTCGCCCTACCACTACCCCGAGGGCCCCTACTCCAACCTGCCCTTCAACCCTCGCAGCAAGTACTTTGGTGCCGGCTACTGGACCTTCATGACCGTTGGCTTCTTCGCTCCCTTCGGCATTGCTG TCTACCAGACCTACAAGACCCAGTAA
- a CDS encoding uncharacterized protein (EggNog:ENOG41), with translation MKLPGRVDGSFCGAVLSTRPSAGLVAARLRGNVAGHEPRKDTKRPAASPVTCRQPRPLSCPRSSQWLLSTFVPGLDTHRTASTQNSRRTARCYGTAAASHDSGTRQRPQPPPPAIAQDKGKMLLYVDQSDVGAVEEYIDFYKDPYRRGYAAPDGPNLRVSEKKSDVQYPSADETAMTNNGTQEILGRLQTAIGQRLRHPNRYALDGIHKLYSELPEPRMLCLTWQWRNRLLRVMGTPHKRDMESMLRYFALVADVKNAGLTLRRSQWNYALAFATKYTAKVTTQEMESALRIWKEMERDAKIMGNDVTFNVLFDVAAKAGNFTLADMIYKEMETRGVEFNRFHHVSLIHYFGLKLDSGGIRAAYREMVESGEMIDTVVLNCVISGLLRCGEESAAEETYQRMRNDHHMASDIPQKDYLMNKVVTKVLMMFTRVGKKHPELKKSFQTNVRLTPDSHTYKLLVDHYAIRVGNLQKVAQYLDEMKHLKISIHPTIFLALFKGFYTHGGFAGSDWSEQRLEGILAAFYQAHDDYAKEFRIDRWVVIWALRAVKKCCSNEALIRTFESMSQRWDIPPDRHQFMHALFENILHDRDLRSTRNDGSQLQRHNNDTSWL, from the coding sequence ATGAAACTCCCCGGCCGAGTGGACGGCTCTTTCTGCGGTGCGGTGCTGTCGACCCGACCATCAGCCGGCCTCGTGGCAGCCCGTCTGCGCGGCAATGTGGCTGGCCATGAGCCTCGAAAAGACACAAAAAGACCGGCAGCCTCGCCGGTAACGTGCCGCCAGCCACGGCCGCTCTCCTGTCCGCGGAGCTCGCAATGGCTGCTGTCGACGTTTGTGCCAGGCCTCGATACGCACCGCACCGCATCGACGCAGAACTCGCGACGCACCGCTCGCTGCTACGGAACGGCCGCTGCCTCTCACGATTCAGGCACACGACAGCGGCCGCAGCCACCGCCTCCCGCCATCGCCCAGGATAAGGGAAAGATGTTGCTATATGTCGACCAATCTGACGTGGGTGCTGTGGAGGAGTATATCGATTTCTACAAGGATCCGTACCGGCGTGGCTATGCGGCTCCCGATGGGCCAAATCTGAGAGTGtccgagaagaagagcgatgTGCAGTATCCCTCTGCTGACGAGACGGCCATGACCAACAACGGGACGCAAGAAATACTGGGTCGGCTTCAAACTGCCATCGGCCAAAGGCTGCGGCATCCCAATCGCTACGCTCTGGATGGGATACATAAATTATACTCGGAGCTTCCCGAGCCACGCATGCTCTGTCTCACGTGGCAATGGCGCAACAGACTTTTGAGAGTGATGGGGACGCCTCACAAGCGTGATATGGAGTCAATGCTGCGTTATTTTGCTTTGGTAGCGGATGTCAAGAATGCAGGGCTTACTCTTCGCCGCTCACAATGGAACTACGCTCTAGCCTTTGCGACCAAATATACTGCCAAGGTTACGACCCAGGAGATGGAGTCTGCGCTGAGAATCTGGAAAGAAATGGAGAGGGACGCCAAAATTATGGGAAACGATGTGACGTTCAACGTTCTATTTGATGTTGCCGCCAAGGCGGGCAATTTCACTCTGGCTGATATGATAtacaaggagatggagacgagagGAGTTGAGTTTAACCGTTTTCACCATGTCAGTCTCATCCATTACTTTGGATTGAAGCTTGACTCTGGTGGCATTCGAGCTGCATACCGAGAGATGGTCGAATCTGGCGAGATGATTGATACCGTTGTTCTCAATTGTGTCATCTCAGGCCTTCTCAGGTGTGGCGAAGAGTCGGCAGCTGAAGAGACATATCAGCGGATGAGAAACGATCACCATATGGCGTCGGATATTCCTCAAAAGGACTACTTGATGAACAAGGTTGTCACCAAAGTCCTTATGATGTTTACGCGAGTCGGAAAGAAACATCCAGAGCTGAAGAAATCCTTTCAGACAAACGTTCGTCTGACACCGGATTCACACACCTACAAGTTGCTGGTGGATCACTATGCCATCAGAGTGGGCAATCTTCAAAAAGTTGCCCAATATCTGGATGAGATGAAACATTTGAAGATATCAATTCACCCTACCATTTTCCTGGCCCTATTCAAGGGGTTTTACACGCATGGAGGATTTGCCGGCTCGGACTGGTCAGAACAGCGCCTGGAAGGCATACTGGCAGCATTTTATCAAGCTCACGATGACTATGCAAAGGAATTTCGCATAGACCGCTGGGTGGTCATTTGGGCTTTGCGAGCGGTGAAGAAATGCTGCTCCAACGAGGCTCTCATCCGGACGTTTGAGTCCATGTCTCAGAGGTGGGATATACCGCCGGACCGCCACCAGTTCATGCACGCACTGTTTGAGAACATTCTCCACGACAGAGACCTGCGGTCTACTCGAAACGACGGGTCCCAGCTACAGCGGCATAACAATGATACGTCATGGTTGTGA